A genome region from Micromonospora peucetia includes the following:
- a CDS encoding thiamine pyrophosphate-dependent enzyme, protein MLSDVTTPQDLDDRFREALAALAVPPQRRDPARPVTDDTTLTGARALELFDAQATSRQLDLAGRWLRSFGEGFYTIGSAGHEGNAAVAAALRVTDPALLHYRSGAFYCVRAAQAARSASSDRPEAELAGAELAEVDRPGAEQGGTDRPGVEQPGAADGPAGAAPAGPAGSGDAPAPDSPVPDDPTGGAGPAVDRPFSPGYAEAARDVLRGMVASSEEPATGGRHKVFGRADLAVVPTTSTIASHLPRAVGMGLAVERLRRLDTAGRRDGARIGSGGAATQAAWPPDAVVVCSFGDASVNHASATAAFNTAGWYDHTGLRIPVLFVCEDNGLGISVRSPKGWVETTLRSKPGVRYFAADGGDLVRAYEVAAEAVAWVRRHRRPAVLHLSTVRLMGHAGADAETAYRSAEEIAADLHRDPLAGTARLLVGAGVATGEELLARYDEIGWQVRRIAEEVLDEPKLTAPAEVVAPLAPRRPARVTRAVGEAAARAAGPGAGARAEAFGGKPPELAGPLTLAQSINAALADGMLDHPQMAVFGEDVGAKGGLYGVTKGLRDRFGPARVFDTLLDETSILGVALGAGLAGLLPVPEIQYLAYLHNAEDQLRGEAATMQFFSRGAFRNPMVVRVAGLAYQEGFGGHFHNDNSVAVLRDVPGLVIAVPARPDDAAPMLRTCLASAAVDGSVCVFLEPIALYHTRDLYADGDGEWLAHYAEPGAWAGGHLPIGRARVYGVGSAEDVTIITFGNGVPMSLRAAATLADEGIGTRVVDLRWLAPLPVADVIREAAATGRVLVVDETRRSGGVGEGIIAALVDGGYVGAARRVAGVDSFVPLGPAARQVLVSEEAITQGARALLAR, encoded by the coding sequence ATGCTGTCCGACGTGACCACCCCGCAAGATCTCGACGACCGCTTCCGGGAGGCGTTGGCCGCGCTGGCCGTCCCGCCGCAGCGGCGTGACCCGGCCCGGCCGGTCACCGACGACACGACGCTGACCGGCGCGCGGGCGCTGGAACTCTTCGACGCGCAGGCCACCAGTCGTCAGCTCGACCTGGCCGGCCGGTGGCTGCGCAGCTTCGGCGAGGGGTTCTACACGATCGGCTCCGCGGGCCACGAGGGAAACGCCGCGGTCGCCGCCGCCCTGCGCGTCACCGACCCGGCGCTGCTGCACTACCGCTCGGGCGCCTTCTACTGCGTCCGCGCCGCCCAGGCCGCCCGGTCGGCATCGTCCGACCGGCCCGAGGCCGAGTTGGCCGGTGCCGAGCTGGCCGAGGTCGACCGGCCCGGGGCTGAGCAGGGCGGTACCGACCGGCCCGGGGTCGAGCAGCCGGGTGCGGCCGACGGGCCCGCCGGAGCCGCGCCGGCCGGCCCGGCCGGATCCGGCGACGCCCCCGCCCCGGACTCCCCTGTCCCGGACGATCCGACCGGCGGCGCCGGGCCCGCCGTGGACCGGCCGTTCTCCCCGGGGTACGCCGAGGCGGCCCGCGACGTGCTGCGGGGCATGGTCGCCTCCAGCGAGGAGCCAGCCACCGGCGGACGGCACAAGGTGTTCGGCCGAGCCGACCTGGCCGTCGTCCCGACCACCTCCACCATCGCCTCGCACCTGCCCCGCGCCGTCGGGATGGGGCTGGCGGTGGAACGGCTCCGCCGGCTGGACACCGCGGGCCGGCGGGACGGGGCGCGGATCGGCAGCGGCGGGGCCGCCACGCAGGCGGCCTGGCCGCCGGACGCCGTCGTGGTCTGCTCGTTCGGCGACGCCTCGGTCAACCACGCCAGCGCCACCGCCGCGTTCAACACCGCCGGCTGGTACGACCACACCGGCCTGCGCATCCCGGTGCTCTTCGTCTGCGAGGACAACGGCCTCGGCATCAGCGTCCGCTCCCCGAAGGGGTGGGTGGAGACCACGCTGCGGTCCAAGCCGGGCGTCCGCTACTTCGCCGCGGACGGCGGCGACCTGGTGCGGGCGTACGAGGTGGCGGCCGAGGCGGTGGCCTGGGTGCGCCGGCACCGACGCCCCGCCGTGCTCCACCTGTCGACCGTACGGCTGATGGGGCACGCCGGCGCGGACGCCGAGACCGCCTACCGGAGCGCCGAGGAGATCGCCGCCGACCTCCACCGGGATCCGCTGGCCGGTACCGCCCGGCTGCTGGTCGGGGCCGGGGTTGCCACCGGCGAGGAACTGCTGGCCCGCTACGACGAGATCGGCTGGCAGGTGCGCCGGATCGCCGAGGAGGTGCTGGACGAGCCGAAACTCACCGCACCCGCCGAGGTGGTGGCCCCGCTGGCCCCGCGCCGGCCGGCCCGGGTCACCCGGGCGGTGGGCGAGGCGGCGGCCCGCGCCGCAGGCCCCGGTGCCGGAGCCCGGGCGGAGGCGTTCGGCGGGAAGCCGCCGGAGCTGGCCGGTCCGCTGACGCTGGCGCAGAGCATCAACGCCGCGCTCGCCGACGGGATGCTCGACCATCCGCAGATGGCCGTGTTCGGCGAGGACGTCGGCGCCAAGGGCGGCCTGTACGGGGTGACCAAGGGGCTGCGGGACCGCTTCGGCCCGGCCCGGGTCTTCGACACCCTCCTCGACGAGACCTCGATCCTCGGTGTGGCGCTGGGCGCCGGGCTGGCCGGGCTGCTGCCCGTGCCCGAGATCCAGTACCTGGCGTACCTGCACAACGCCGAGGACCAGTTGCGTGGCGAGGCGGCCACGATGCAGTTCTTCTCACGGGGCGCCTTCCGTAACCCGATGGTGGTGCGGGTGGCCGGTCTGGCCTACCAGGAAGGCTTCGGGGGGCACTTCCACAACGACAACTCGGTGGCCGTACTCCGGGATGTGCCGGGCCTGGTGATCGCGGTGCCGGCGCGGCCGGACGACGCCGCGCCGATGCTGCGCACCTGCCTGGCCAGCGCGGCGGTGGACGGCAGCGTCTGCGTCTTCCTGGAGCCGATCGCGCTGTACCACACCCGCGACCTGTACGCCGACGGTGACGGCGAGTGGTTGGCCCACTATGCCGAGCCCGGCGCGTGGGCCGGCGGGCACCTCCCCATCGGCAGGGCCCGCGTCTACGGCGTCGGCTCGGCCGAGGACGTCACCATCATTACTTTCGGTAACGGGGTCCCGATGTCGCTGCGCGCGGCGGCGACCCTGGCCGACGAGGGGATCGGCACCCGGGTGGTGGACCTCCGCTGGCTGGCCCCGCTGCCGGTGGCCGACGTCATCCGGGAGGCGGCGGCCACCGGCCGGGTGCTGGTCGTGGACGAGACCCGCCGGTCCGGCGGGGTCGGCGAGGGGATCATCGCGGCCCTGGTGGACGGCGGATACGTCGGAGCGGCGCGGCGGGTAGCCGGAGTTGACTCGTTTGTACCATTGGGCCCGGCGGCCCGTCAGGTTCTGGTCTCCGAGGAAGCAATTACCCAGGGTGCCCGCGCGCTCTTGGCACGGTAA
- a CDS encoding DUF3052 domain-containing protein, translating into MSATAGQAADGVRSLADRFGIEPGMVVMEMGYDDDVDQDLRDALTDRCGDLVDEDTDEVVDAVLVWYRDGDGDLFELLVDALGPLADNGVVWLLTPKAGREGHVEPSEVAESAPTAGLQQTSTVNAGRDWSGARLVLRRGAKGGKK; encoded by the coding sequence GTGAGCGCGACCGCTGGTCAGGCCGCCGACGGGGTACGCAGCCTGGCGGACCGGTTCGGGATCGAACCGGGGATGGTCGTCATGGAGATGGGGTACGACGACGACGTCGACCAGGATCTCCGGGACGCCCTGACCGACCGCTGTGGAGATCTGGTCGACGAAGACACCGACGAGGTGGTCGACGCGGTGCTGGTCTGGTACCGCGACGGTGACGGTGATCTCTTCGAGCTTCTCGTCGACGCCCTCGGCCCGCTGGCCGACAACGGTGTGGTGTGGCTGCTCACGCCCAAGGCGGGGCGTGAGGGGCACGTCGAGCCGAGCGAGGTCGCTGAGTCCGCGCCCACCGCCGGCCTCCAGCAGACCTCCACCGTCAACGCCGGCCGGGACTGGAGCGGCGCCCGCCTCGTCCTGCGCCGCGGGGCCAAGGGCGGCAAGAAGTAG
- a CDS encoding peroxiredoxin: protein MPIEVGAEAPDFVLKDQNNQEVRLSDFRGKRTVLLVFYPLAFTGICQGELCEVRDNLNDYGNDDVQVLTVSVDSVYAHKIWADKEGYQFPLLADFWPHGAVAQSYGVFNEVAGIANRGTFVIDKAGVVRFSEMNMPGEARDQQGWRKALAGAVAA, encoded by the coding sequence ATGCCGATCGAGGTTGGCGCCGAGGCGCCGGACTTCGTGCTCAAGGACCAGAACAACCAGGAGGTCCGGCTCTCGGACTTCCGTGGCAAGCGCACCGTGCTGCTGGTCTTCTACCCACTCGCCTTCACCGGGATCTGCCAGGGTGAGCTGTGCGAGGTGCGGGACAACCTCAACGACTACGGCAACGACGACGTCCAGGTGCTGACCGTCAGCGTCGACTCGGTCTACGCTCACAAGATCTGGGCCGACAAGGAGGGCTACCAGTTCCCGCTGCTGGCCGACTTCTGGCCACACGGCGCGGTCGCCCAGTCGTACGGCGTCTTCAACGAGGTCGCCGGCATCGCCAACCGGGGCACCTTTGTGATCGACAAGGCCGGAGTGGTCCGCTTCTCCGAGATGAACATGCCCGGGGAGGCACGCGACCAGCAGGGCTGGCGTAAGGCCCTCGCCGGCGCCGTCGCGGCCTGA